The genomic stretch ACCGACCTGCGCGCCTTGTTTCGCACGGCGCGCGGGCGGGTGCGGCTTTCCTGCATGATCGCCGTGCTGGATATGCGCGCGGGTGTGGGCGAGGTGGCGCCGATGCGGCTGCGCTCGGCCAATGGAATGATCAGCGGGATGGCGTCGTTTGACCTCAACCGCCAGCGGCTGGACCTGATCATTGGCAGCCATCGGCAGACGACGGGCAGCTTCGCGCTGGATATCCCCATCCGGGTCAGCGGCAGCTTTGCCGACCCCGACATCCTGCCGGCGCAATGGTCCACCGCCGGGCGCGCGCGGCTTTCAGCGGGCGACCAGACGGTGCCGCTGCCGCCGGCGCTGCGCGATTACGCCCGCCGCAGCCCGTGCTTCTTCGCAGGTGGCCGCTGAGGGCTCGGCGCCCGTTTGAGAGCAGGTATGGCCCCGCGCGTGTTCAGCCCGCGCGGACCAGCACGTGCTTCTTCTTCCCGGCCGAGAGCTTGGCCGCGCCGTCCCGCAGGTCGCTCTCGGTCACGCTCATGGCCGCGTCACTGACGGCGGCGTCGTTCAGCCGCACGCCGTTCTGGGCAACCAGGCGCCGCGCCTCGCCCTTGCTGGCGGCCAGCCCCGCGCTGACCAGCAGGTCCGCCAGCGAGGCAGGCAGCGCGTGGGCGATGCTGGGCAGGCTTTCGGCGGCCGTGCCTTGCTCAAAGGCCTGGCGCGCGGTTTCTGCCGCGGCTTCGGCCGCCGCCCGGCCATGCAGCAGGGCGCAGGCTTCGGTGGCGAGGATCTTCTTCGCCTCATTCACCTCAGCACCCTGGAGCGCGCCGAGGCGGCGCACCTCCGCCATCGGCAACTCGGTAAAGAGGGCCATGAACCGCCCCACATCCGCATCCTCGGCGTTGCGCCAGAATTGCCAGTAATCATAGGGGCTGACGCGCTCGGCGTTCAGCCAGACGGCACCCGCCGCCGTCTTGCCCATCTTGGCGCCCGAGGCCGAGGTGATCAGCGGCGTGGTGATGCCGAACGCCTCCTGCTGATCCATCCGGCGCACCAGATCCGCGCCCATGACGATGTTGCCCCATTGGTCGCTGCCGCCCATTTGCAGCGTGACACCGTGCCGGCGGCGCAGCTCCACGAAATCATAGCTTTGCAGCAGCATGTAGTTGAACTCGATGAAGGTCAGCGGCTGGTCCCGTTCCAGGCGCAGCTTCACGCTGTCCATGCTCAGCATGCGGTTCACGCTGAAATGCCGGCCCACCTCACGCAGGAAGGGGATATAGGCGAGGGCGTCCAGCCATTCGGCATTGTCCAGCATCATCGCCGTGCCGGGAGTGTCGCCGAAGGTCAGGAAGGGCTCGAACACGCGGCGGATGCCGGCCTTGTTCTCTGCGATGCGCTCCTCGGTGAGGATCATGCGCGTTTCATCCCGGCCCGATGGATCACCGATCTTGGTGGTGCCGCCGCCCATCAGCACGACGGGGCGGTTACCGGTCCGCGCCATCCAGCGCAGCAGCATGATCTGCACCAGGCTGCCCACATGCAGGCTATCGGCCGTGGCGTCGAAGCCGATATAGCCCGTCACCGGACCCTTGGCGAAATGCGCGGCGAGTGCGGTTTCCTCCGTCATCTGATGGACGAAGCCGCGCTCGCGAATGATCGAGAGAAAATCTGAGGCTGACATGCAATGGAGACCCGAATGGCGTTTCGCGCAGCGCCGTAGCACAATCAGCCCATGTTGAGAATCGTGGGCCTGATGAGCGGAACCTCGCTCGATGGCGTGGATGCTGCCTGGGTCGAGACGGATGGGGAACGCGTGGGCCTGCTCGGCCCCACGCTGACGCTACCCTATGACCCGGGGCTGCGGCGCGATCTGCGCCGGCTGCTGGAGCTGGCCCCGGGCCTCTCGCCAGAGGATCCCTTCCTGCTGGATTGCACCGCCCGCCTGACCGAGCGCCATGCCGCGGCCGTCCTGCGCATCCAGCAGGAGGCCGCGCGGGCCGGGCTGCCGGAGGCGGAGCTGATCGGCTTCCATGGCCAGACCATCCTGCACCGGCCGCTGCGCCCCGGCGATTCGCGCAACGCGCGCGGCTACACTTGGCAGATCGGTGATGCGCGGATGCTGGCGCGTGAGACGGGCCTTTCGGTGGCGTTTGATTTCCGCAGCGCGGATGTGGCAGTGGGCGGGCAGGGGGCGCCGCTGGTGCCGATCGCGCATGCCGCACTGGCGCATAACCTGCCCAAGCCGCTGGCCGTGCTCAATCTCGGCGGGGTTGCGAATGTCACCTATCTGGGGGCCGGGGGTGAGCTGCTGGCCTTTGATACCGGCCCGGCCAATGGGCCGCTGGATGACTGGGCCAAGCGTTCCCTGGGGCGCGACTATGACAAGGACGGCAATCTGGCACTGGCCGGCCAGGCCGATGGCGTGGTGCTGGGCCGGCTGATGGCGCATCCCTATCTGGCGCTGAGCCCGCCGAAATCGCTCGACCGGCTGGATTTCGACCGCGCCCTGCGCGAGGCCGGGGCGCATCTCCTCTCGCCCCAGGATGGCGCGGCGACGCTGGTGGCGTTCTGCGCCGTTTGCGTGGCAGCAGCGGCGCGGCACTTCCCCGAGCCCCCCATGCAATGGCTGGTGGGCGGCGGCGGGCGGCGGAACCCGGCCCTGATGCGAGCCCTGACGGCCACGTTGAGCGAGCCGGTGCGCCCGGTGGAAGTCGCCGGCTGGAATGGGGATGCGCTGGAGGCGCAGTGCTTTGCCGTGCTCGCCGCCCGCACCGCGCGCGGCCTGCCGATCAGCTTCCCGGAGACGACGGGCGCGCCACACCCCATGGCGGGCGGCCAGGTGCTGGGCGGGCTGCTGTAACGCGGCGGGCTGGTGGGGCAAGCGCGGGTCAGGACGGCGACGCTGCTTCCGCGTCCTCCCATAAGAGCCTGACCGATCAGAATTTTATTCGGATTTATGGGTTCGGCACGGCATCCGGGATGCCTGCGAGGCGGCTTTGAACGTGCAATGCATCCGAGATGCAGCGCGACGGCAAAGGCACAGAATTAACGGATTATGTCTGCCAATCCATTCGGCGGATGCTGCGCCGCATCATGTTCTAGTGGATGCGCGCAACATTCGGTTCTGCCAGGCAGGTGGGGCCGCGCGCGCCCGCCAGGGAAGGGGCGGCGCTTCAGCCCTTCGACTTGGCGCCGTCCTGTGAGGCGGTCCTGGCCTTGGCCACCTTTGTCGCGCTGCGGATCGGCGCCTGCCCAGCGATGCCTTCCGCGCGGGCGGCGCGGTTCATGGCAGCGACGTGCAGGGCAGCGGTAGCGAGGGCAATGCCCCGGCGGGAGAGTTCCATCGGCGTAAATCCTACTTGGCGAGTTGGATATACTCCGCTCAGGCACATGACAAAAGGGAAAAACGTTCCGCTTTTAAATTAATCAGCCCGCAACCCCGTCGCGCGCTGCAATTCGGCCCATTGGGCACGATCCCGCGCCACATAGGCGGCGAATTCGGCCGTACTCATCGGCAAGGCTTCCGTGCCCTGTGCCGCAAGCCGGGCGCGGAAGGCGGGGCGCGCCAGGATCGTCTGGATGGCCGTATGCAGCGTGGTGACGATGGGGGCCGGCAGGCCGGCCGGGCCATGCAGGCCATACCAGTTCAGCACGTCATAACCGGGGACCGTGGCGGAAATGCTGGGCACATCCGGCAGCACGCCCAGCGGCACCGGCGTCGAGACGCCCAGCGCCCGCACGCGCCCGTCCCGGATGAAAGCCAGGGCACCCGGAATATTGTCGGCGATCGCGCCAAGCCGCCCGGCCATCAGGTCGGGCATAGCCAGCGCCGTGCCGCGATAGGGCACATGCGTCATGTCCAGCCCCGTCTTCTGCGCCAGCAGCGCCATGGCCATGTGCGTGGAGGCGCCAATCCCCGCCGAGCCATAGGCCAGCAAGCCCGGCCTTGCGCGGACATAGGCAATGAATTCGGCCACGCTGCGGATGGGCAATTCATTGTTCACGATCAGCACTGCGGGCACGCCCGCGAAATTCGCGATGGGTGTGGTGTCCGTCGCCGGATCGAAGCTCAACCGCGTGAGGACGGGAACGATGCCGTGCGTCGCCTGGCCCGAGCAGACCAGCGTGTATCCATCCGGCCGGGCACGCGCGACGAATTCCGTGCCCACCGCGCCACCAGCGCCGGTCCGGTTCTCGACCACCACCTGCTGGTTCAGCAGCGGCCCCAGTTCATCGGCCATGAAGCGCGCCATGACATCGGCGGCACCGCCGGCGGCGAAGGGGGCAACGATGCGAATGGGCCGTTCCGGCACCCAGGCGGCTTGTGCTTGTGCGCGGAACACGAGCGCGGGTGCCGCGAGAAGGGGCAGGAGAGAGCGACGAAACATGAAGATTTCCCGGCCTGAGAAGGTTGAGCCGGAATATCAGCAAAACTCATGCCGCAGTGCAGCATGCGGATCAGGAATCGAACGCGGATGCCGCTGGATCGCGCCGGCCGTCCAACCCCGGCACCCAAGGGCGGAAAACACCCCGTTCGGGGATCGCCTCAGAGGCCGGAATTGGGCGCGTCGCACATGTAGCGGCTGAGGTGATAGGGCCGCGCGGCGAGGCCCGAGCAGAAGCTGGCCACCACCGGTTCCAGCGCATCGAACAGCGCCTTGCCCTGGATGGCCGCCGCCTCCAGCCGGGCACGCGCCGCCTCCGCCTCATCGGCCAGCTTTGCCATGTCCAGCGTGGTGTGGCGGCCATCACGATAGACGAAGCGCCCGCCGATCATCACATGGCGCACGCCGGTCGCGTCCTCGGCGTGGATCATCTGGTTGATGGTCGCGTTGTGCGGCATCCATTGCGTCTTGTGCAGGTCGAGGAAAACGATATCGGCCTTCATGCCCGGCGCGATGGCGCCCACATCCGGGATGCCAAGCGCCCGCGCGGAGCCGATGGTGCCGGCGCGATACACCTGCTCCGCCGTCGCCCATTCGTAAGGGTCGGGCTTTTGCACATGGGAGGTGAAGGCCGCCAGGCGCATCGCCTCATACATGTTGCCATTGTCGCCGCTGGAGACGCCATCCGTGCCGATGCCGATGTTCACGCCCAGCTCCAGCGCGCGCTTCAGCCGGAACATCCCGTTGCCGAGCTTCATGTTGGAAGCCGGGTTGTGCGCGATGGAGGCGCCACGATCCGCCAGCAGCCGGAAATCATCATCATCCAGCCAGACGCCATGCGCCACGGTGAAATCGGGGCCGATCAGGCCCAGGCTGTCCATGTAATGCACCAGCGTCATGCCGTATTTCTGCATGCCGACCACCGCCTGCACCTTGCTCTCACCGACATGGCTGTGCAGGCCGACATTGTATTTCCGCGCGAGGTCCCGGCAGCCGCAGAGGAATTCCTGGCTGCAATGATGCGGGATGGTCGGTGCCACGGCGAAGCGGATATCCTCGGCATTCCAGCGCCAGTCGCGCAGCGCCGCATCCATCACGGCGATGGTTTCCTGCCAGGGGCGGAACCTGATCTTCTCGGCCTCGGCGCGCAGCTTGTCCGGCAGCGCATCCATCAGCCCCGGAATGGCCTCATACAGCGAACGATCCGCCACCATGGGGGCGATCAGCGCGCGCATGCCGACGGTGGCATAGGCATCGGCCACGGCATCCAGCCCCTCTACCGTGGGGAGGGGGACCTCCATCGTCAGGTCATAGGCGGCGGTGCAGCCCTTCGCCACCATCTCGGCCGCGCAGAGCAGGGTGGAGAGGCGCTTGTCCTGCAGGTTGCGGTTGCCGCCGATCCAGGGGGCGGCGGCGAGCAGCGTCTCCAGGCTCATCCGGTCGCCCTGGCCGCGGGCCAGGCCGCCATGGCCGTGGGTGTGGGCGTTGATCAGCCCGGGATGCAGCAGATTGGTGCTGGCATCCACGATGCGCGTGCCCTCGGGGGCGGTGAGATTCTCGCCCACCTCGCGGATGATGCCGTCCTGGATCAGGATATCGGTCACCGCCGCGCGGCTCAGGCCAGGGTCGGTCAGGCGCCCGCCCTTGATGAGTTGCCAGCCGGGTTCCGCCTTGGCCATGTTCAGCTCTCCGGGGCGAGTTCGAGGGCGTCCAGCGTCCAGCTGCCCGGGCCGGGCTGGGCGAAAAGCGGCAGCGCATTGGGCGTGCGCACATTGGAGGGCAGTCCCGCCTCATAGCGGAAGGCGCGCCACAAGGCGCCATGCGCCACTACGAGGACCGGGCCGGACAACGCGGTCGCGCGGTTGATGGCGCGCACGGCGCGGGCACGGAGCGCCGCGAAGGGCTCGGCGCCCAGGGGCGTGTAGGTATCGGCGATCCAGTCATCATACCAATCGCCCATCGGCTTGCCTTCCTGCTCGCCGAAATTCACTTCCATCAGCTCGTCATCGAGCTGCACGGGCAGGCCGAGGGTGGCGGCCACCGTCTCCGCCGTCACGCGGGCGCGGCTCAAGGGGCTCGCCACGATGGTGGAGATCCGGGTGCCGGCGAGCGTGCGTGCGGCGCGCTCGGCCTGCATCTGGCCGACCTTGTTAAGCGGGATGTCGGTCTGGCCCTGGCTCAACCCCTCCGCGTTCCAATCCGTCTCGCCATGGCGCAGGAACCAGAAGGGGATGGGGTTGAGCATCATGCGGCGAAGCCTTCGGCCTTCAGGGTTTCGGCAAGGGCGGGGATGGCAAAGACGCGCTTGCGATGCGCCATCAGCGCATCGGGCGGCACCATGCCGACAAACCCCGCAAAGGTAGTGGTCATGGCGGCGGTCAGGTCGGCCGCGGTGAGTTGCGTGCCCACCAGCCAGTCCCGCGCAGCGAGGCCGGATTCCAGGAATTCCAGCACCTCGCCTACGCGCTTCAAACCGCCTTCGCGGATCTGGTTCTCGGCCGGGGGCGGGCCGAAAATCGCGGGGCGAAAGGCCGGCTGGAAGGCGCGCGGGAATTGGTAGGCGTACCAGGAGAGCCATTCCATCACCTGCCAGCGCTGGACGCGCCCGGCCGGGATCAGGCCGCTCTCCGGCGCCATCTCGCCGATGGCGAGCATGATGGCCGGCGTTTCCGTGATGGTCTCGCCGCTGTCCAGCAACAAGGCCGGCACCTGGCCCTTGGGGTTGATGGCCAGCATCTCGGGCGTCTTGTGCTCGCCCCCGCGCAGGCTGAGGTCCCGCACCTCGCCGGGCAAGCCGGCGAGGATGAAGGCGAGCCGGCAGGCGAGGCTCGATGTCCGCGCGGAGACGAAGAGGATCACGACGTTTTCCGTCGCGTTGTCACACGAGGCCCTCGCGCGCCATCACGCGCTGCACGGCCGGCCGCGCCTTCATGCGGGCGTAATGGGCCGCCACGTTCTTCGGCAGGTCGAGCTTCAGGCGCTCAGCCGCCCAGAAGGTGACGTAGAAGGGTGCCGCATCACCGAAGCTGAAATCACCCGCCACATAGTCACGGCCTTCGAGGGCGCGATCGAGCCAGGCCAGGCCCTTGTTGTAGATCTCAAGGCCACGCGCCTTCACCGCTTCGTGATCCGCCTCGCTGGGTGCGAAATTCACCGGGCGGAACATGCGGGAGAAGCCCTGCATGTGCATGGTGGCCACCGCGTAATCCGTCGCTTCCAGCGCCGTCGCCTGGGCTTCGGCCGTGGCGGGCATCAACTTCGCCGCCGGATACTTGGCCGCGATCCAATAGGCGATGGCGGTGAATTCCGTCAGCACGGAGCCATCATCGCGCACCAGCGTGGGCACCTTGGACTTCGCGTTGATGCTGGTGAATTCCGGCTTGAACTGGGCCCCTTCGCGCAGGTTCAGCAGCGTCGGCTCAAAGCTGGCGCCGCTTTCCTCGAGCAGGACATGGATGCCGAGCGAACAGGCGCCGGGGGCATAGAACAGCTTCATGGTCTGGTTTCCTTCTGGCTTTGCTTCGCGCGCCGGGGCGCGCTGGGGCTTCACTTGGTTTCGCGCGCCAAGGCGCGCTGCACGGCCGGCCGCGCCAGCATGGCCGCATGATGCGCGGCAAGCTTGGGCGGCAGCGTCATGCCAGCGCGCCCGCTGGCCCAGCCGGTGATGAAGAACAGTGCGCAATCGGCCACGCTGTAGCCGGATTGCATCAGCCAGGGCTGCCCGGCCAGCCGGCTCTCGACCAGCGCCAGGTAGCCCTCGGCAAGCGCCTTGCCCTGGGCGATCACGCGTGGCTCATCCTCGGCGTCCTTGGCGAAATTGCCGGGGCGGAATTGCCGGGTGAAGGCTTGCGGATGCACCGTGCCGCAGAGGTAGTCCATCCATTCCAGCGTCCGCGCCTCGGCATCGAACTCGACGGGAATGAGGCTGGACATCGGGTTCGCCTTGGCCAGCCACCAGGCGATCACCGGGAATTCCGTCAGCACCGTGCCGTCATCGCGCAGCAAGGCGGGGATCTTCGCCTTGGGATTGATGGCGAGGTATTCCGGCTTCTTGTTGGAGCCATCGCGGGTGGAGACCACCTGCGTCTCGAACGGCTTGCCGATCTCCTCCAGGATCACGTGGATGCCGATGGAGCAGGCACCTGGCGAATAGAAGAGCTTCATGGGGCGGAGCCTTTTCCTGTGTTGGTGGGCCGCTTCACCCGCCGCCCGCCAAGCGGACGACAGGACCCGACCACTAGCAGAAGAGCGACGAGACGGAGCGTTCCTCGCTGATGCGCCGCATCGCCTCGGCCAGCAGCGGTGCGATGGGCAATTGGCGGATGTTGCGCGCCCCCTGCACGGCAGGTGTCGCCGCGATGCTGTCGGTGACGATCATCATCTCGATGGGTGATTTCCCCACGCGCTCGACCGCAGCACCCGAGAAGACGCCGTGCGTCACATAGACGCTGGCGGATTTGGCACCGTTCTTCATCAGCGCCTCGGCCGCGTTGCAATGCGTGCCGCCGCTGTCGATGATGTCATCCACGATGATGCAATGCCGCCCGGCCACATCGCCGATCACGTTCATCACCTCGGAGACGCCCGCCTGGGGGCGGCGCTTGTCAATGATGGCGAGGTCCGTGTGCAATTGCTGCGCGATGGCGCGCGCGCGCACCACGCCGCCCACGTCGGGGCTGACCACCATCAATTCACGGCCCTTGAAACGCTCGGCGATGTCTCGCGCGAACAGTGGCGCCGCGTAGAGGTTATCCACCGGAATATCAAAGAAGCCCTGGATCTGCCCCGCATGCAGATCCATCGTCAGCACGCGGTCCGCACCGGCCTGGGTGATCAGATTGGCCACCAGCTTGGCCGAGATGGGCGAGCGTGGGCTGCTTTTGCGGTCCTGCCGGGCATAGCCGAAATAGGGCACCACGGCCGTCACCCGCCGCGCCGAGGAGCGGCGCAGCGCATCCAGCGTGATCAGCAATTCCATCAGGTGGTCATTGGCCGGGTAGCTGGTGGACTGGATGACGAAGACATCCTCGCCCCGGATGTTTTCATGAATTTCGACGAAGATCTCCATATCCGCGAAGCGGCGGATGGAGGCGTTGGTCAGCGGAATGCCGATCTTGTCGGCCACGGCTTGCGCCAGGGGCAGGTTGCTGTTGCACGCGACGATCTTCATCGGGCCATGTCACCCCTGTTGGCTGGCGAGGCAGCGATAGCCGCACATCGGCGCGCTGTAAACTTCACGAGACGCAAGCCGCTCATCCGGGGGAGGTGGCATTGCGGATGATGGTCTGCACACCCCCCGCCGCTTCTTCCGCCGCGGCATAGGCGATATCGCCCCAGGCGCGCGACAGCGCGCCCGTCGGAATCTCGTTCAATTGCAGGACGCGGCCCAGTTCATACCCATCGCGCCGCGAGACGATCCATTGGATTTCCACGCGCTGCAGCCCAGGCCCGGCCGCGACGACACTGACCTCGGCCGTCACGGCGAAGGACGCGCCATCCGCGACGTCCTGCACGACATAGCCGCGATTGCCGAGGAACTCCCGCAGGCGCGCGGTCAGCGCCATATTCCCATCGCCCGGCGCGCCGCGCACCGGGATCAGCCGCAGGCGCGGCGGTCCGGCCTGGATCGCCGCCGGATCGGCCGAGGCACGGGCCGCCTGGACCGAGAGCAGCATCTGCGTGACGCGCGGGCTGGCCTGTTGGGCTACGGCTTGCAGGGTGGGCGTGCTCGCCTCGGCCCAGGCGCGTGCGGGCACGGGCGGCCCCGCGACGGCGCCCTGCTCCTGCCCATCGGCATTGGTGATGACGTAGCGCGGGATGACGATGGCGCCGGTATTCTGCGCCGTGATGATCAGGCGCCAGTCCAGCGGCAGCGGCGTGGCCGTGGCCGTGGCCGGGACATCCACGGCTTGCAGCGCCTCGCTTACCGCCTCGGCGTAGCGAAGGGCGGCGTCATCGGTCAGCAGCGCCTCGGGCGGGGGCGGGATGGCGAGGCGCACGGCCAGCGGGATGCGCAAGCCCCCCGCCAGCCCGCCCGGATTGCCGCGATGCGGCTGCGGAAAACCGCCACAGGCTGAGAGCGCCAGAAGCGCCGCCAGCGCGGCCCTACGCGAAAACACAGGAAACCATCATCGTCACGATGAAGAGCAGGATGAACATGATGAGATAGGGCATGCGCGCCTCATAGCATGATGGCGGAGAGTTGGTGACCAAGCGGCCCGCCCCCGGCCAGGGTGCGCCGGCGGTGGCTGAAGAACCGGGCTTCGTCGGCCAGCGTATCGGCCCCCAGGGCCGCGCCGCGCACGCCCGCCGCCAGCAGCCGCGCCTTGCAATAGCCGGCCAGGTCAAACTGGAAATGCGCGGAATCCTTGCCGGGGGTGAAAAAACGCGGGTCATCCACCGCGTCGCGCAGATCGGCCCGCACCTCGTAGCTGGCCTGGGCGATGCAGGGACCCACCACCGCGCTGATCGCGCCGCGGCTGGCGCCCAGGGCTTCCATCGCGGCGATGGTCGCTTCCAGCACGCCGGTCACCGCACCCTTCCAGCCGGCATGCGCCGCGCCGACCACGCCGGCCTGCGCATCATGGAACAGCACGGGGGCGCAATCGGCCGTGACGATGCCAAGGGCGATGCCGGGTGCGCGCGTGACCATGGCATCGGCCTCGGGCAGGGCATCCCAGGCCGGGCCGGCCTCCACCACCGTCGCGCCATGCACCTGGCGCAGGGCGC from Sediminicoccus sp. KRV36 encodes the following:
- a CDS encoding anhydro-N-acetylmuramic acid kinase — its product is MRIVGLMSGTSLDGVDAAWVETDGERVGLLGPTLTLPYDPGLRRDLRRLLELAPGLSPEDPFLLDCTARLTERHAAAVLRIQQEAARAGLPEAELIGFHGQTILHRPLRPGDSRNARGYTWQIGDARMLARETGLSVAFDFRSADVAVGGQGAPLVPIAHAALAHNLPKPLAVLNLGGVANVTYLGAGGELLAFDTGPANGPLDDWAKRSLGRDYDKDGNLALAGQADGVVLGRLMAHPYLALSPPKSLDRLDFDRALREAGAHLLSPQDGAATLVAFCAVCVAAAARHFPEPPMQWLVGGGGRRNPALMRALTATLSEPVRPVEVAGWNGDALEAQCFAVLAARTARGLPISFPETTGAPHPMAGGQVLGGLL
- a CDS encoding amidohydrolase family protein, with the translated sequence MAKAEPGWQLIKGGRLTDPGLSRAAVTDILIQDGIIREVGENLTAPEGTRIVDASTNLLHPGLINAHTHGHGGLARGQGDRMSLETLLAAAPWIGGNRNLQDKRLSTLLCAAEMVAKGCTAAYDLTMEVPLPTVEGLDAVADAYATVGMRALIAPMVADRSLYEAIPGLMDALPDKLRAEAEKIRFRPWQETIAVMDAALRDWRWNAEDIRFAVAPTIPHHCSQEFLCGCRDLARKYNVGLHSHVGESKVQAVVGMQKYGMTLVHYMDSLGLIGPDFTVAHGVWLDDDDFRLLADRGASIAHNPASNMKLGNGMFRLKRALELGVNIGIGTDGVSSGDNGNMYEAMRLAAFTSHVQKPDPYEWATAEQVYRAGTIGSARALGIPDVGAIAPGMKADIVFLDLHKTQWMPHNATINQMIHAEDATGVRHVMIGGRFVYRDGRHTTLDMAKLADEAEAARARLEAAAIQGKALFDALEPVVASFCSGLAARPYHLSRYMCDAPNSGL
- a CDS encoding tripartite tricarboxylate transporter substrate binding protein; translation: MFRRSLLPLLAAPALVFRAQAQAAWVPERPIRIVAPFAAGGAADVMARFMADELGPLLNQQVVVENRTGAGGAVGTEFVARARPDGYTLVCSGQATHGIVPVLTRLSFDPATDTTPIANFAGVPAVLIVNNELPIRSVAEFIAYVRARPGLLAYGSAGIGASTHMAMALLAQKTGLDMTHVPYRGTALAMPDLMAGRLGAIADNIPGALAFIRDGRVRALGVSTPVPLGVLPDVPSISATVPGYDVLNWYGLHGPAGLPAPIVTTLHTAIQTILARPAFRARLAAQGTEALPMSTAEFAAYVARDRAQWAELQRATGLRAD
- a CDS encoding glutathione S-transferase N-terminal domain-containing protein — protein: MKLFYAPGACSLGIHVLLEESGASFEPTLLNLREGAQFKPEFTSINAKSKVPTLVRDDGSVLTEFTAIAYWIAAKYPAAKLMPATAEAQATALEATDYAVATMHMQGFSRMFRPVNFAPSEADHEAVKARGLEIYNKGLAWLDRALEGRDYVAGDFSFGDAAPFYVTFWAAERLKLDLPKNVAAHYARMKARPAVQRVMAREGLV
- a CDS encoding histidine phosphatase family protein: MLNPIPFWFLRHGETDWNAEGLSQGQTDIPLNKVGQMQAERAARTLAGTRISTIVASPLSRARVTAETVAATLGLPVQLDDELMEVNFGEQEGKPMGDWYDDWIADTYTPLGAEPFAALRARAVRAINRATALSGPVLVVAHGALWRAFRYEAGLPSNVRTPNALPLFAQPGPGSWTLDALELAPES
- the pgeF gene encoding peptidoglycan editing factor PgeF, with translation MAEFLTHAGLAARHGFFTRRGGVSTGAYAALNCGLRSEDDAAAVAENRARAAMALGAAPTALRALRQVHGATVVEAGPAWDALPEADAMVTRAPGIALGIVTADCAPVLFHDAQAGVVGAAHAGWKGAVTGVLEATIAAMEALGASRGAISAVVGPCIAQASYEVRADLRDAVDDPRFFTPGKDSAHFQFDLAGYCKARLLAAGVRGAALGADTLADEARFFSHRRRTLAGGGPLGHQLSAIML
- a CDS encoding glutathione S-transferase family protein, giving the protein MILFVSARTSSLACRLAFILAGLPGEVRDLSLRGGEHKTPEMLAINPKGQVPALLLDSGETITETPAIMLAIGEMAPESGLIPAGRVQRWQVMEWLSWYAYQFPRAFQPAFRPAIFGPPPAENQIREGGLKRVGEVLEFLESGLAARDWLVGTQLTAADLTAAMTTTFAGFVGMVPPDALMAHRKRVFAIPALAETLKAEGFAA
- a CDS encoding ribose-phosphate pyrophosphokinase, which translates into the protein MKIVACNSNLPLAQAVADKIGIPLTNASIRRFADMEIFVEIHENIRGEDVFVIQSTSYPANDHLMELLITLDALRRSSARRVTAVVPYFGYARQDRKSSPRSPISAKLVANLITQAGADRVLTMDLHAGQIQGFFDIPVDNLYAAPLFARDIAERFKGRELMVVSPDVGGVVRARAIAQQLHTDLAIIDKRRPQAGVSEVMNVIGDVAGRHCIIVDDIIDSGGTHCNAAEALMKNGAKSASVYVTHGVFSGAAVERVGKSPIEMMIVTDSIAATPAVQGARNIRQLPIAPLLAEAMRRISEERSVSSLFC
- a CDS encoding glutathione S-transferase C-terminal domain-containing protein, whose amino-acid sequence is MKLFYSPGACSIGIHVILEEIGKPFETQVVSTRDGSNKKPEYLAINPKAKIPALLRDDGTVLTEFPVIAWWLAKANPMSSLIPVEFDAEARTLEWMDYLCGTVHPQAFTRQFRPGNFAKDAEDEPRVIAQGKALAEGYLALVESRLAGQPWLMQSGYSVADCALFFITGWASGRAGMTLPPKLAAHHAAMLARPAVQRALARETK
- the tyrS gene encoding tyrosine--tRNA ligase yields the protein MSASDFLSIIRERGFVHQMTEETALAAHFAKGPVTGYIGFDATADSLHVGSLVQIMLLRWMARTGNRPVVLMGGGTTKIGDPSGRDETRMILTEERIAENKAGIRRVFEPFLTFGDTPGTAMMLDNAEWLDALAYIPFLREVGRHFSVNRMLSMDSVKLRLERDQPLTFIEFNYMLLQSYDFVELRRRHGVTLQMGGSDQWGNIVMGADLVRRMDQQEAFGITTPLITSASGAKMGKTAAGAVWLNAERVSPYDYWQFWRNAEDADVGRFMALFTELPMAEVRRLGALQGAEVNEAKKILATEACALLHGRAAAEAAAETARQAFEQGTAAESLPSIAHALPASLADLLVSAGLAASKGEARRLVAQNGVRLNDAAVSDAAMSVTESDLRDGAAKLSAGKKKHVLVRAG